DNA from Gammaproteobacteria bacterium:
ACCCGCCCTACGTCCGCTCCGGCGATCCGGCCTTCGAGCGCGGCTTGCGCTTCGAGCCGCGCGATGCGCTCGACGGCGGCGCGGACGGGCTCGACGCGATTCGGCAGGTGCTCGCCGGCGCCGGCCGGCATTTGAAGCCGTCGGGTCTGCTGCTGCTCGAGCACGGCCATGATCAGCGCGCCGACGTCGCCGCCATCGCACGCGCGCACGGGCTCGTGCTCGTCGCGGCCGGCCGCGACCTCGCCGGTGTCGACCGCTACGCGGTCTTCGCGCGCCGGTAGCGCGGCGGCGCCGGTGGCTTAGTGCAGCACCGGGCCCGGCGTCTCGCCGCGGAGGATCGCCTCGATGTCCTCGTCGCTGTAGCGGAACGCGCGGTTGCAGAACTCGCAGGTGAGCTCCACCCAGCCCGGGTCCCCGAGAAGCCCCTCGAGCTCGTCCTCGCCGAGCAGACGCACGATCCGCGCGAGATGCGCCGGCGTGCAACGGCAGTCATGCAGCACCGGGCGCGGGTCGAACAGCCGAATCAGCTCGCCGTCGAAGACTTTCGTCAGCAACGCCTCGGCCGCGGTCTCCGTGAGCTCGTTCGTCGAGACGGTCTGCGCGAGCGTCGCGGCGGCGGCGAAATCCGTGGGGTCCGCGCTTCGTCCGGGCAGGGCTTGCAGCAGCAGGCCGCCGATGCGCCGCTCCGTGCCCTTCAGGATCAGCCGCGTCGGAAGCTGCTCGGATTGCCGGAAATAGGCCTCGAGGCACGCGTCGAGCCGCGGGCTCACGAGCGGCACGATGCCTTGAAAAAAGCCGTTCGGTCCGCGCGTGTCGACGTTGACGGCGAGCCGCCCCTCGCCGAGGAGCGCCTCGCCGCGGCCGGGCGTGTCGCACTGCGCCATGCCGCGCACGCGCAGCTCCTCCGAGCATTGAATCAGCAGGAGCTTCAGCGCCCCTTCGCCCTGGAGCTGCATCGAGACGCGCGGCTGCGACTTCAGGCTGCTCGCGAGCAGCACGGTGGCGGCGATGCTCTCGCCGAGCAGCCGCCTGAGATCCGCCGGGTAGTTGTGCTGCGCGACGACCTGCTGCCAGGTCTCCTCGAGCCGCACCAGGGAACCTCGGACCCCGCGCTCCTCGAGCAAGAAACTCTGCACTTCGTTCACGGTTCTGCGCCTCCGTTGCGCGTTGCCGGCCGTCGCCCCCCGGATCCCGTCGGCCGCAGGGGACGGCCGCCTACCCGAGCTTGTCGCGGAGAATCTCGTTGACCTGCTGCGGGTTGGCCTTGCCGCGGGAGGCTTTCATGACCTGCCCGACGAGGTAGCCGAGAACCTGCGTCTTGCCGCTTCGGTACTGCTCGACCTGCGCTTCGTTGGAGGCGATCACCTGGTCGACGATCGCCTCGATGCTCGCGCGGTCGGTGATCTGCTCGAGGCCTCGACTCCTTATGATATCCGCCACGCTGCCGCCTTCTTCCCACAGCGTCTCAAAAACGCCCTTTGCGATCTTGCCGGAGATCGTGCCGTCCTCGATTTTCGCGAGCAGCGCCGCGAGCGACTCGGGCGGCACGCGGGAGTCGACGATATCGAGGCCGGCGCGGTTCAACGCGGCGGTCAGCTCGCCGAGGACCCAGTTCGCCGCGAGCTTCGGCCGCGCGCCCCCGGCCGCGACGACGGCCTCGTAGTAGTCCGCGAGCGGCCGATGGCCGGTCAGGATGGCTGCGTCGTAGGCCGGCAGCTCGTATTGGCTCATGAAGCGCTCGCGCTTCGCGTCGGGCAGCTCCGGGAGCTCCGCGCGGACCGCGTCGATCATCGCATCGTCGATGACGAGCGGCAGCAGGTCCGGGTCCGGGAAGTAGCGGTAGTCGTTCGCCTCTTCCTTCGTGCGCATCGCGCGGGTCTCGTTCCGCTCCGGGTCGTAGAGGCGCGTCTCCTGCACGACGTGCCCGCCGCCTTCGAGCACGTCGATCTGCCGCTCGGCCTCGACCTCGATCGCCTTCTCGACGAAGCGGAACGAGTTCAGGTTCTTGAGCTCGGTACGCGTGCCGAGCTTCGGGTCGCCGCGCCGCCGCACGGACACGTTCGCATCGCAGCGGAAGGAGCCCTCCTGCATGTTGCCGTCCGAGATGCCGAGGTAGCGCACGAGCGTGTGGATCTTGCGCATGTATGCGCCCGCCTCCGCGGCCGAGCGCATGTCGGGCTCCGACACGATCTCGATCAGCGGCGTGCCTGCGCGGTTCAGGTCGATGCCGGTCAGGCCGTGGAAATCCTCGTGCAGCGACTTCCCGGCGTCCTCCTCGAGGTGCGCGCGCGTGATCCCGATCGTCTTGACGGTGCCGTCGTCGAGCACGATGTCGAGCCGGCCGCCGTGCACGATCGGCAGCTCGTACTGGCTGATCTGGTAGCCCTTGGGGAGGTCCGGATAGAAATAGTTCTTGCGCGCGAACACCGAGCGGCGCGCGATCGTGCAGCCGGTGGCGAGGCCGAACTTGATCGCCATCATCACGGCCGCGCGGTTCAGAACCGGCAGCACGCCGGGGTAGCCGAGATCGACGAGGCTCGCTTGCGTGTTCGGCGGCGCGCCGTACGCCGTGGCCGCTCCCGAGAAGATCTT
Protein-coding regions in this window:
- a CDS encoding Hsp33 family molecular chaperone HslO; the encoded protein is MNEVQSFLLEERGVRGSLVRLEETWQQVVAQHNYPADLRRLLGESIAATVLLASSLKSQPRVSMQLQGEGALKLLLIQCSEELRVRGMAQCDTPGRGEALLGEGRLAVNVDTRGPNGFFQGIVPLVSPRLDACLEAYFRQSEQLPTRLILKGTERRIGGLLLQALPGRSADPTDFAAAATLAQTVSTNELTETAAEALLTKVFDGELIRLFDPRPVLHDCRCTPAHLARIVRLLGEDELEGLLGDPGWVELTCEFCNRAFRYSDEDIEAILRGETPGPVLH
- the gatB gene encoding Asp-tRNA(Asn)/Glu-tRNA(Gln) amidotransferase subunit GatB, translated to MDWEVVVGLEIHTQLATRSKIFSGAATAYGAPPNTQASLVDLGYPGVLPVLNRAAVMMAIKFGLATGCTIARRSVFARKNYFYPDLPKGYQISQYELPIVHGGRLDIVLDDGTVKTIGITRAHLEEDAGKSLHEDFHGLTGIDLNRAGTPLIEIVSEPDMRSAAEAGAYMRKIHTLVRYLGISDGNMQEGSFRCDANVSVRRRGDPKLGTRTELKNLNSFRFVEKAIEVEAERQIDVLEGGGHVVQETRLYDPERNETRAMRTKEEANDYRYFPDPDLLPLVIDDAMIDAVRAELPELPDAKRERFMSQYELPAYDAAILTGHRPLADYYEAVVAAGGARPKLAANWVLGELTAALNRAGLDIVDSRVPPESLAALLAKIEDGTISGKIAKGVFETLWEEGGSVADIIRSRGLEQITDRASIEAIVDQVIASNEAQVEQYRSGKTQVLGYLVGQVMKASRGKANPQQVNEILRDKLG